The Lysobacter capsici genome has a segment encoding these proteins:
- a CDS encoding DUF6289 family protein: MHRFKLIVLGTLLAMSASTGAATNSAGCFCSVVYYNDAGTVVGIRQPAACGDTGWGETTNKSKVYAGCVM, translated from the coding sequence ATGCATCGCTTCAAGCTGATCGTATTGGGAACCCTGTTGGCCATGTCCGCCAGTACCGGCGCGGCGACCAATTCCGCGGGTTGTTTCTGTTCCGTCGTGTACTACAACGATGCCGGCACCGTCGTCGGCATCCGCCAGCCCGCCGCTTGCGGCGATACTGGCTGGGGCGAGACGACCAACAAGTCCAAGGTCTATGCGGGCTGCGTGATGTAA
- a CDS encoding GFA family protein encodes MQRFTGGCLCGDVRIEASGRPYRTGLCHCLDCRRHGGSVFHAFAIFPQDAVTIEGETRDYLGRHFCPRCGSSVFARSADEIEVSLGALDAPDQLAPSYETWIVRRESWLPSFALAKHYQRDREGTGRSEP; translated from the coding sequence ATGCAGCGATTCACTGGCGGTTGCCTGTGCGGCGACGTCCGCATCGAGGCCTCGGGGCGACCGTACCGCACAGGCCTTTGCCATTGTCTCGACTGCCGCAGGCACGGCGGCAGCGTCTTTCACGCCTTCGCCATATTTCCGCAGGATGCGGTGACGATCGAAGGCGAGACGCGCGATTATCTCGGTCGACATTTCTGCCCACGCTGCGGCTCGTCGGTATTCGCGCGCAGCGCCGACGAAATCGAAGTGAGTCTGGGAGCCTTGGACGCACCGGACCAACTGGCGCCGAGTTACGAAACCTGGATCGTCCGACGCGAGTCGTGGCTACCGTCGTTTGCGCTGGCGAAGCATTACCAACGCGATCGCGAAGGCACGGGCCGTTCCGAGCCGTAG